The DNA window AAGTTTTATCAGGACGGTGGCATACGCCTTTGCCGCATCATGAAAGTCGGGGTCAAGTTTCAACGCTTTTTGGAAATTTGGTATAGCCTCTCTTTGTTTTCCTGCTGCGCATTGAGCAAGAGCGGAGATATGAAAAAGGGCAGGATGCTGACCATATCGGCGTATGGCCGCCTTTGCTTGAGCAAGCGCCTTTTTGGACTTTCCCTGACTCACCATGCTGAACAAGCGGTTCAGTTCATTCTGCAGGGACATGGCGGCTCCTTTGGCTGACTGCTTTGAACCTGCCTGCGAGCAATGCGCTTGACAAGGTGCGTCTGGGCCATTGGGAGTTCGAAAAAAAAGCCCCGGCAATCTCTTGTCGGGGCTTGTGGTCAGACCGGGGTCAGCCTTGCAAGCTTTTAACCTCGACATCGCCCTCGGCCTGCGCCTTGATCGCCAGGGCGGCGGCGTTGGAGCCAGCAGCCGTGGTGAAATAGGGGATCTTGTCATAGAGGGCGACCGAGCGGATGCCCTTGCTGTCCTCGACCGCCTGCGCGCCTTCGGTGGTGTTCATCAGCAGGTGCACCTGACCGTCTTTGAGCATGTCGACCACGTCCGGGCGACCCTCATAGACCTTGTTGACGGTGTCACAGGGCACGCCCTGTTCCGCCAGCCAGCTTTGGGTGCCGCGGGTTGCGACCAGCGTAAAGCCCTGCGCCACCAGCACCTGCGCCGCCTCAAGCATCAGCGCGCCCTTGTCGGCGTCCTTGATCGAGATGAACGCGCGACCTTCGGATGGTAGCACCATGCCAGCGCCCATCTGCGCCTTGAGGAAAGCGCGCGGGAAATCGCGGTCCCAACCCATGACCTCACCGGTTGAGCGCATTTCCGGGCCCAGGATGGTGTCGACACCGGGGAAGCGGGCAAAAGGCATCACAGCCTCTTTGACCGAGAACCACGGCATGTTGGGGTCGGCCAGCGTCATCTGGTCGGCAATCTTGGTGTCCTGACCTTCCTTGTACGGCGGGCGCTTGGGGAAGTTCGAAAGCTTCTCACCTGCCATCACACGCGCAGCAATGGATGCAATCGCACTGTCGGTGGCTTTGGCCACAAACGGCACGGTGCGCGAGGCGCGGGGGTTGACCTCGATCAGGTAGATCTCATCGTCCTTGATCGCGAACTGCACGTTCATCAGGCCCACAACGTTGAGCGCCTTGGCCAGTTTGAATGCTTGCTCTTCGATTTCTGCGATGATCTCTTTCGACAGAGAGTAGGGCGGCAGCGAGCAGGCGCTATCGCCCGAGTGCACGCCGGCCTCTTCGATGTGCTGCATGATGCCCGCGACATGCACGTCGGTGCCGTCACAGATCGCATCCACATCCAATTCAACCGCGCCCGCCAGATAGCTGTCGAGCAGAACCGGGCTGTCACCTGACACAACAACCGCCTCGGCGATGTAACGTTCCAGCTGACCCATATCGCGCACAATCTCCATCGCGCGGCCACCCAGCACGTAAGACGGGCGGATCACCAGCGGGAAACCGATGTCTTCGGCAATTTCCAGCGCCTGCGCGTCGGTCGAGGCGATGCCGTTCTTGGGCTGCTTCAGGCCCAGTTCGTTGACCAGCGCCTGGAACCGCTCGCGATCTTCGGCCAGGTCGATGGCGTCGGGCGAGGTGCCCAGGATCGGGATGCCCTCGGCCTCCAAAGCGTTGGCGAGCTTCAGCGGAGTCTGACCACCGTACTGAACGACGACACCGTGAAGCGTGCCGTTCTGCTTCTCGGTGGTCAGAATCTCCATCACATGTTCGAACGTCAGCGGTTCAAAATACAGGCGGTCCGAGGTGTCATAGTCGGTCGACACCGTCTCGGGGTTGCAGTTGACCATGATGGTCTCATACCCGGCCTCGGTCAGCGCGAAACAGGCGTGACAGCAGCAGTAATCGAACTCGATGCCTTGACCGATCCGGTTTGGACCGCCGCCCAGGATGACGACCTTTTTGCGGTCCGAGGGCCGCGCTTCGCACTCGACTTCACCCATCATGGGCGCTTCATAGGTCGAATACATGTAGGGCGTTTGCGCTTCGAACTCGGCCGCGCAGGTGTCGATGCGCTTGAACACGGCAGTGACGCCCAGGTTGTGGCGGGCGCGGCGCACGTTGTCCTCGTCCCGGCCGGTCAGCTCACCCAGGCGGGCATCGGTGAAGCCCAGCATTTTCAGCGCGCGGATGCCCTCAGCCGTCACCGGCAGACCGTTCTTGCGCAGGTCACGCTCGGCATCGACGATCTCGCGGATGCGGGCCAGGAACCAGGGGTCGAACATGGTGACGCCGTGGATTTCGTCGTCGCTCAACCCGTGACGCATCGCCTGGGCAATGGTGCGCAGGCGGTCGGGGGTTTGCTGGCTGATCGCCTTGATGACGGACGCCTTATCGTCGGCCTCGTCCCAGACACCGACGGTCAGGCCCGGAATTTCGATTTCGTTGAACCCGGTCAGGCCCGATTCCATCGAGGCCAGCGCCTTTTGCATCGATTCGTGGATGGTCCGGCCAATCGACATCGCCTCACCCACCGATTTCATCGCGGTGGTCAGGTAGGGTTCCGAGCCGGGGAACTTCTCAAAGGCGAATTTCGGGATCTTGGTGACGACATAGTCGATGGTCGGCTCAAACGACGCGGGCGTCACTTTGGTGATGTCATTGTCCAGCTCATCCAGCGTGTAGCCGACGGCCAGTTTCGCCGCGATCTTGGCGATCGGGAAACCGGTCGCCTTGGACGCCAGAGCGGACGAGCGCGACACGCGCGGGTTCATCTCGATCACGACCATGCGGCCGTCGGCGGGGTTCACGGCCCACTGCACGTTTGACCCGCCGGTCTCGACGCCGATCTCACGCAGAACGTTGATCGAGTGGGTGCGCATGATCTGGAACTCTTTGTCCGTCAGGGTCAGCGCAGGGGCCACGGTGATCGAGTCACCGGTGTGCACGCCCATCGGATCCACGTTTTCGATCGAGCAGACGATGATGGCATTGTCGGCAGTGTCGCGCACCACCTCCATCTCGTATTCTTTCCATCCCAGCAGGCTTTCGTCGACCAGGATCTGGTTCACTGGCGAGGCATCCA is part of the Falsiruegeria litorea R37 genome and encodes:
- the carB gene encoding carbamoyl-phosphate synthase large subunit, with the translated sequence MPKRTDIQSIMIIGAGPIVIGQACEFDYSGAQACKALREEGYRVILVNSNPATIMTDPGLADATYIEPITPEVVAKIIEKERPDALLPTMGGQTGLNTSLALEEMGVLDKFNVEMIGAKRDAIEMAEDRKLFREAMDRLGIENPKATIVTAPKKDNGTADLDEGVRIALEALDEIGLPAIIRPAFTLGGTGGGVAYNRDDYIHFCRSGMDASPVNQILVDESLLGWKEYEMEVVRDTADNAIIVCSIENVDPMGVHTGDSITVAPALTLTDKEFQIMRTHSINVLREIGVETGGSNVQWAVNPADGRMVVIEMNPRVSRSSALASKATGFPIAKIAAKLAVGYTLDELDNDITKVTPASFEPTIDYVVTKIPKFAFEKFPGSEPYLTTAMKSVGEAMSIGRTIHESMQKALASMESGLTGFNEIEIPGLTVGVWDEADDKASVIKAISQQTPDRLRTIAQAMRHGLSDDEIHGVTMFDPWFLARIREIVDAERDLRKNGLPVTAEGIRALKMLGFTDARLGELTGRDEDNVRRARHNLGVTAVFKRIDTCAAEFEAQTPYMYSTYEAPMMGEVECEARPSDRKKVVILGGGPNRIGQGIEFDYCCCHACFALTEAGYETIMVNCNPETVSTDYDTSDRLYFEPLTFEHVMEILTTEKQNGTLHGVVVQYGGQTPLKLANALEAEGIPILGTSPDAIDLAEDRERFQALVNELGLKQPKNGIASTDAQALEIAEDIGFPLVIRPSYVLGGRAMEIVRDMGQLERYIAEAVVVSGDSPVLLDSYLAGAVELDVDAICDGTDVHVAGIMQHIEEAGVHSGDSACSLPPYSLSKEIIAEIEEQAFKLAKALNVVGLMNVQFAIKDDEIYLIEVNPRASRTVPFVAKATDSAIASIAARVMAGEKLSNFPKRPPYKEGQDTKIADQMTLADPNMPWFSVKEAVMPFARFPGVDTILGPEMRSTGEVMGWDRDFPRAFLKAQMGAGMVLPSEGRAFISIKDADKGALMLEAAQVLVAQGFTLVATRGTQSWLAEQGVPCDTVNKVYEGRPDVVDMLKDGQVHLLMNTTEGAQAVEDSKGIRSVALYDKIPYFTTAAGSNAAALAIKAQAEGDVEVKSLQG